One Novosphingobium sp. G106 DNA segment encodes these proteins:
- a CDS encoding Flp family type IVb pilin, whose amino-acid sequence MTKFFHDFMRNENGAAAAEYALILAIVGAGIAVAASALGGAVSGAMNKATTSITSASV is encoded by the coding sequence ATGACCAAGTTCTTTCATGATTTCATGCGTAACGAAAACGGCGCCGCTGCGGCCGAATATGCTCTTATCCTTGCGATCGTCGGTGCCGGCATTGCCGTGGCTGCTTCCGCTCTGGGTGGTGCTGTTTCGGGCGCGATGAACAAGGCTACGACGTCGATCACCAGCGCGTCGGTCTGA
- a CDS encoding Flp family type IVb pilin — protein sequence MIKFFEKFMRDETGAAAAEYALILAIVGAGIAVAAAALGGAVSGAMNSATGAITSASV from the coding sequence ATGATTAAGTTCTTTGAAAAGTTCATGCGTGACGAAACCGGCGCCGCGGCGGCGGAATATGCACTCATCCTCGCGATCGTCGGCGCTGGCATTGCCGTCGCTGCGGCGGCTCTGGGTGGCGCCGTTTCGGGCGCTATGAACAGCGCCACCGGCGCGATCACTTCCGCGTCAGTTTGA
- the cpaB gene encoding Flp pilus assembly protein CpaB has product MQARNLILLGVAVFVGLIAVLLANSYFSGVEQRQQQVAEEQKLSRIVVASQDLAFGTPLSEQNLRMANWPASSVPVGAFTSLPAAMKDNRVALRPIVVGEPVLTSKVSGADGRATLSANLPIGKLAFAIPVSDVTGVGGFVRPGDRVDVLLTRNIPGSGAQATDKMTDVLLEAVPVLGIDQVSDEAQTKPAPGKTATLEVDTLGAQKLALAVTLGQLSLALRNVADPVAGPQMTVVPKHLTNGNYFIRPQSPTPQLAAAPPRLPRVPSGMLGPVRPKGPTMVVYRGSQSSEYEVQRGW; this is encoded by the coding sequence ATGCAGGCGCGTAATTTAATCTTACTCGGTGTGGCCGTTTTCGTCGGCCTCATCGCTGTTCTATTAGCGAATTCCTACTTTTCGGGGGTCGAGCAGCGACAACAACAAGTCGCCGAAGAACAGAAACTTTCGCGCATCGTTGTCGCCAGCCAGGATCTGGCGTTCGGCACGCCGCTTAGCGAGCAGAACCTGCGCATGGCCAACTGGCCCGCAAGCTCCGTTCCCGTCGGCGCTTTCACCTCGCTTCCAGCAGCAATGAAGGATAACCGCGTTGCGCTCCGGCCGATCGTTGTCGGCGAGCCGGTGCTGACGTCCAAGGTTTCAGGTGCTGATGGACGCGCAACTCTTTCCGCAAACCTCCCAATTGGTAAGCTTGCCTTCGCAATCCCGGTCAGCGATGTAACGGGTGTAGGTGGTTTCGTTCGTCCTGGCGACCGCGTGGATGTGCTCCTGACGCGAAACATCCCCGGATCAGGGGCCCAGGCGACCGACAAAATGACGGACGTTCTTCTCGAGGCGGTTCCGGTGCTCGGCATCGATCAGGTTTCCGACGAGGCGCAGACCAAACCAGCCCCGGGAAAGACCGCAACGTTGGAGGTCGATACGCTTGGCGCGCAGAAACTCGCGCTGGCTGTTACGCTCGGTCAGCTCAGCCTGGCTCTGCGCAACGTGGCTGATCCGGTGGCGGGCCCCCAGATGACCGTCGTGCCGAAACACCTCACCAACGGAAACTATTTTATTCGCCCACAGAGCCCTACGCCGCAACTCGCAGCAGCGCCTCCGCGTCTGCCGAGGGTTCCTTCTGGCATGCTTGGACCGGTCCGGCCAAAGGGCCCGACGATGGTGGTCTACCGTGGCAGTCAATCAAGCGAATACGAGGTACAACGTGGCTGGTAA
- a CDS encoding AAA family ATPase: MGTLDLLAGHLKEAALRNSTRILVAASRQNIDVLSTSASASILPALRVAIVEPHETIPDDLIGEISLLVVEVDPIDRASMQRISVIRAHHPNLLLVAAINGANVSLVRTLVREGINDVVSLPFDVDELLQVSLDAVAKRDAKAPQPVDLAPMVAVVRSIGGCGATTIATHLAADLASFGPHGRGAVIVDLDLQFGSVADFLGVKPRGNLADLLGVENRLDEELLRSVAVEAEGGLSVIAAPDAIMPLESVDTDDLLRVLTLLREQYDYVVLDLPANWTNWTLSAALAADAILMIVELSIPSLRQAKRRLELFRSVGIEGRAVEIVVNRVEKRLFRTIGVDDVAQTLSHRVLATVALDAPTVHTAQNQGALVGSIRRKSRFAVDLAEIGQQLRAGLLARSS; this comes from the coding sequence ATGGGTACTCTCGATCTTCTCGCCGGGCATCTGAAGGAAGCAGCGTTGCGTAACAGCACCCGGATTCTTGTTGCCGCGTCGCGCCAAAATATCGATGTCCTTTCGACCTCCGCCAGCGCCTCGATCCTGCCGGCATTGCGGGTAGCCATTGTCGAGCCGCACGAAACCATTCCCGACGATCTGATCGGGGAAATCTCGCTGCTGGTCGTGGAAGTCGACCCTATCGATCGCGCATCGATGCAGCGGATCAGTGTCATTCGCGCGCATCATCCCAATCTTCTGCTGGTGGCCGCAATCAATGGCGCCAATGTCTCACTGGTTCGCACGCTGGTGCGCGAAGGCATCAACGATGTCGTCTCGCTTCCGTTCGATGTCGACGAACTGCTTCAGGTGTCGCTGGACGCCGTCGCCAAGCGCGACGCAAAAGCGCCCCAACCGGTCGATCTGGCCCCCATGGTCGCCGTAGTGCGATCCATCGGCGGTTGTGGCGCTACTACTATCGCTACGCATCTCGCTGCTGACCTTGCTTCGTTTGGCCCGCATGGTCGAGGCGCAGTAATCGTCGATCTTGATCTCCAGTTCGGCAGCGTTGCCGACTTCCTCGGCGTCAAGCCGCGCGGCAACCTCGCCGACCTGCTCGGCGTTGAAAACCGTCTTGATGAAGAATTGCTTCGCTCGGTCGCGGTCGAAGCCGAAGGCGGACTTTCGGTTATCGCCGCGCCCGATGCAATCATGCCGCTGGAATCGGTCGATACCGACGATTTACTGCGGGTGTTGACACTTCTGCGCGAGCAGTACGATTATGTAGTGCTCGACCTGCCTGCCAATTGGACAAACTGGACGCTGTCGGCGGCCTTGGCAGCCGACGCCATCCTCATGATCGTTGAGCTAAGTATTCCCAGCCTGCGCCAGGCCAAGCGTCGCCTGGAGCTTTTCCGGTCCGTCGGCATCGAAGGCCGCGCCGTCGAGATCGTCGTAAACCGTGTTGAAAAGCGCCTGTTTCGGACCATTGGCGTCGACGACGTCGCTCAAACGCTAAGCCACAGGGTCCTGGCTACTGTCGCCCTTGATGCTCCGACGGTACACACCGCGCAAAATCAGGGTGCCTTGGTCGGCAGCATCCGACGTAAAAGTCGCTTTGCCGTCGATCTGGCCGAAATCGGCCAGCAGCTTCGCGCTGGCCTCCTCGCCAGGAGTAGTTGA
- a CDS encoding CpaF family protein yields the protein MWQLRRSGAQDLEKVDAPTQPGQPTLVADRVQAEVSDRILSLKVEIHRQLIDRINLSLLDKMSREQIAPEVNDIVAELLETAGQVLNRAERSALSNEVLDELLGLGPLEPLLKDETINDILVNGSQTVFVERFGVLEKVPTRFQDEKHLLRIIQKIVSAVGRRIDESSPFVDARLADGSRVNAIVSPLAIDGSLLSIRKFSKKPISMDRMIELGSMPAEMSEVLKGIVQGRRNVIISGGTGSGKTTMLNALSTFIDERERIVTIEDSAELQLQQEHVARLETRPPNIEGKGEVNQRDLVKNALRMRPDRIILGECRGGEAFDMLQAMNTGHDGSMTTIHANTPRDALSRIEQMVGMSGIDISARSARAQIGSAINVVLQIGRLSDGKRKVLSLSELTGMEGETITMQEIFRFKMTGRDDSGNVLGYHEATGIRPKFATELASHGINLDPALFKPQTRFDQR from the coding sequence ATGTGGCAGCTGCGTCGTTCGGGTGCTCAGGACCTCGAAAAGGTTGATGCGCCGACACAGCCTGGGCAGCCTACGCTGGTCGCCGACCGCGTCCAAGCCGAGGTTTCAGATCGGATCCTCTCCCTCAAAGTCGAAATACATCGGCAGCTGATCGACCGAATTAATTTGTCGCTTTTGGACAAAATGTCGCGCGAGCAGATTGCGCCCGAAGTCAACGATATCGTCGCCGAATTGCTCGAGACCGCCGGTCAAGTGCTCAACCGTGCCGAGCGATCCGCGCTCAGCAACGAGGTTCTCGACGAATTGCTCGGCCTGGGGCCGCTGGAACCGTTGCTCAAGGACGAGACGATCAACGACATTCTGGTGAATGGGAGCCAGACGGTCTTCGTCGAACGCTTTGGCGTCCTTGAAAAAGTACCCACGCGCTTCCAGGATGAAAAGCATCTCCTGCGCATAATTCAAAAGATCGTCAGCGCGGTCGGCAGGCGGATCGACGAGTCCTCGCCTTTCGTCGATGCGCGACTTGCAGACGGCTCTCGCGTAAACGCCATCGTTTCGCCGCTCGCCATAGACGGCTCGCTTCTATCTATCCGCAAATTTTCCAAGAAACCGATCAGCATGGACCGGATGATCGAGCTGGGCTCGATGCCTGCGGAAATGTCCGAAGTGCTAAAAGGCATCGTGCAGGGCCGGCGGAATGTCATTATCTCGGGCGGCACCGGCTCGGGCAAGACGACCATGCTAAACGCGCTCTCCACTTTCATCGACGAGCGAGAGCGAATCGTCACGATCGAGGACTCGGCCGAACTTCAGCTTCAGCAGGAACACGTTGCGCGTCTCGAAACACGGCCGCCCAACATCGAAGGCAAGGGCGAGGTCAACCAACGCGACCTCGTCAAGAACGCACTGCGCATGAGGCCCGATCGCATCATCCTCGGTGAGTGCCGCGGCGGTGAAGCTTTCGACATGCTTCAGGCCATGAACACCGGCCACGATGGCTCGATGACGACTATCCACGCCAATACGCCGCGAGACGCGCTTTCGCGCATTGAACAAATGGTTGGCATGAGCGGAATCGACATTTCGGCACGGTCGGCTCGAGCGCAAATAGGCTCGGCGATCAACGTGGTTCTTCAGATCGGCCGTCTGAGCGACGGTAAACGCAAAGTCCTCTCGCTTAGTGAATTGACGGGTATGGAAGGCGAGACGATCACCATGCAGGAGATCTTCCGCTTCAAGATGACCGGACGCGATGATTCGGGCAATGTCCTCGGCTACCACGAGGCCACGGGCATTCGTCCTAAATTCGCCACCGAGCTAGCCTCACACGGTATCAATTTGGATCCGGCGCTGTTCAAGCCGCAAACGCGGTTCGACCAGCGATGA
- a CDS encoding TadE family protein: protein MKVPPVDIGPPKGGSLWRDCHAVAAVEMALVLPILAFIVLNITDLAIYAYSRMQVDLAAQAAVGAARALCNTSATNRQLPAKQNCTGVDAAIVAAAQTTSLGSSVSLTGTSGDHSTEGYYCADNTSTLQLVAAYNATPRPLVPVPTRVAR from the coding sequence ATGAAGGTTCCACCCGTAGACATCGGACCTCCCAAAGGCGGATCGTTGTGGAGGGACTGCCACGCCGTGGCGGCGGTAGAGATGGCCCTTGTGCTGCCAATCCTTGCATTCATCGTGCTCAACATCACTGACCTCGCGATCTATGCCTACTCGCGTATGCAGGTTGATTTGGCTGCGCAGGCAGCGGTTGGTGCGGCGCGAGCGCTTTGCAATACCTCAGCTACCAACCGGCAACTGCCGGCTAAGCAGAATTGCACCGGAGTCGACGCGGCAATCGTCGCTGCGGCTCAAACCACTTCGCTTGGCAGTTCGGTCAGTCTCACGGGTACGAGCGGAGACCATTCAACGGAAGGCTACTACTGCGCCGATAACACGTCGACACTGCAGTTGGTTGCGGCATATAATGCCACTCCCCGGCCACTTGTACCGGTACCTACACGGGTAGCACGGTAG
- a CDS encoding type II secretion system F family protein — protein sequence MTPLVVRLFTLIAIFASVFLISQFGLGQYLDRRAERSAVNRRLTLLRSGISRDDINYTLLKNAPMVLPPDAGPLLRMRASFQRAVMMSAIPLDTRQVTIGMTIGFCFLTGVIILFAMASRFILTSGVIMLVAVIAASISIGLPLMVMSRLAQRRQKLMVEQFPIALDIFTRSLRAGHPIASAIFLITEEMRDPIGSEFGLVSDEVSYGAELTDALLAMADRWSLEDMRMFVVAVSVQSETGGNLAEILENLSNVIRARASMFMKVRALSSEGRMTAWMLTVLPILTLVSMFMGNAQFYLDVAEDPIFIVGFSTLILLYALGVYIIRRMVDLKV from the coding sequence ATGACACCGCTAGTAGTCCGACTGTTTACGCTTATCGCGATCTTCGCGTCGGTATTTCTGATTTCGCAGTTCGGGCTCGGACAGTACCTGGATCGACGTGCCGAGCGCTCGGCGGTCAATCGTCGCCTTACCTTGCTGCGTTCGGGAATCAGCCGTGACGACATAAACTATACGTTGCTGAAGAATGCACCGATGGTCCTGCCACCGGACGCAGGCCCGCTGCTCCGCATGCGGGCCTCGTTCCAGCGCGCGGTCATGATGTCTGCGATCCCGCTTGACACGCGTCAGGTCACGATAGGCATGACAATCGGTTTCTGCTTTTTGACTGGCGTCATCATCCTGTTCGCCATGGCTTCGCGGTTCATTTTGACCTCTGGCGTGATCATGCTCGTCGCGGTGATCGCAGCCTCTATTTCTATCGGTCTCCCGCTAATGGTCATGAGCCGTCTCGCACAGCGACGACAGAAACTAATGGTCGAACAGTTTCCGATCGCGCTGGACATATTTACGCGCTCGCTGCGCGCGGGGCATCCTATCGCCTCGGCCATCTTTCTCATAACCGAGGAAATGAGGGATCCGATCGGTAGCGAGTTCGGCTTGGTTTCGGACGAGGTTTCCTATGGCGCCGAGCTCACCGATGCGCTGCTGGCGATGGCCGATCGCTGGAGCCTCGAGGACATGCGGATGTTCGTAGTAGCCGTGTCCGTCCAGAGCGAAACCGGCGGTAACCTTGCAGAGATTCTGGAGAATCTGTCCAATGTAATTCGAGCGCGCGCCTCCATGTTCATGAAGGTTCGAGCCTTGAGCTCGGAAGGACGCATGACTGCCTGGATGCTTACCGTGCTTCCGATCCTCACCCTTGTTAGCATGTTCATGGGGAATGCTCAATTTTACCTGGATGTCGCGGAGGATCCTATCTTTATTGTTGGATTTTCCACTCTAATTCT
- a CDS encoding pilus assembly protein TadG-related protein codes for MRWALSSNREDIDMGKLNAQFLSFAIGRSLRVFAAALKCSRAAISPLTALMLVPISGAIAYSMEVGSWEYLQRSLQNAADSAALAAATNARTSGVSNYAVEGAAAARKFGFITAGNTTVRIDPPAPAAGGVTCPPGSPTNASGVAICYAAAISTKLPLTFSRIIGFNGDVAYGSGRGQTITAYAIASTAGGGIRYTQGCYYAMSTDPSALQGNGIPFANLTGCSVFSNGGIDCTGHDMGADYAISSSATARPDCASTPAGDLYGATLPPVPYASDPYVTNANNAIANSCNTTATSGSQSATLLVYCGNVTLTNDLTLTSANTVIVIKNGTLDLNNYKLSTASNASATIIFSGSVAPFGDKNMKGTIDIQAPPPPTGSNPASPWQGVAMYRPPGGSNVSATLAGSKATWKITGAVYFPQVNVTIDGVVNKSANGATCFILYGNIITVNGNGTILNSTSGCTTAGAPPPLAAAGTRAKLVK; via the coding sequence TTGCGATGGGCTCTTTCGTCAAACCGTGAAGATATTGATATGGGAAAACTTAACGCACAGTTCTTGTCATTCGCTATCGGACGCAGTCTGCGGGTTTTTGCGGCGGCCTTGAAATGCAGCCGGGCTGCGATTAGCCCTTTGACCGCGCTGATGCTCGTTCCGATCTCCGGCGCGATCGCGTATTCGATGGAGGTTGGTAGCTGGGAATATCTTCAGCGTTCGTTGCAGAACGCGGCAGACAGCGCGGCTCTTGCCGCGGCAACTAACGCCCGGACCAGCGGTGTTAGCAACTATGCCGTCGAAGGCGCCGCGGCGGCGAGGAAATTTGGTTTCATAACCGCCGGCAACACGACAGTCAGGATTGACCCTCCGGCTCCGGCCGCGGGCGGCGTTACCTGCCCACCGGGATCGCCAACGAATGCGTCCGGCGTGGCAATTTGTTATGCGGCCGCGATCTCCACGAAATTGCCTCTAACATTCTCTAGGATAATCGGTTTCAACGGTGACGTGGCATACGGTTCCGGCCGCGGCCAAACAATCACGGCCTATGCCATAGCTTCCACGGCAGGCGGGGGAATTCGCTACACCCAGGGGTGCTATTATGCGATGTCGACCGACCCCTCTGCCCTCCAAGGCAATGGAATTCCGTTTGCTAATCTGACTGGATGTAGCGTGTTTTCGAACGGGGGAATCGATTGCACCGGCCATGACATGGGCGCGGACTATGCGATCTCCTCAAGCGCTACAGCGCGGCCGGACTGCGCCAGCACTCCGGCCGGGGACTTGTACGGGGCCACACTTCCACCGGTCCCTTACGCGTCGGATCCCTATGTGACCAACGCGAACAATGCCATCGCCAACAGCTGTAACACTACGGCAACCAGCGGCAGTCAATCTGCGACACTACTCGTTTACTGCGGCAATGTGACGCTAACTAATGACTTGACACTGACGTCGGCGAATACGGTGATCGTTATTAAGAACGGTACGTTGGACTTGAACAACTACAAGCTGAGCACCGCCTCAAATGCATCTGCAACGATCATATTTTCCGGTAGCGTCGCGCCGTTTGGCGATAAGAACATGAAGGGGACGATTGACATTCAGGCGCCGCCTCCGCCTACCGGCTCAAATCCGGCTTCTCCCTGGCAGGGTGTTGCAATGTATCGCCCCCCGGGTGGTTCAAATGTGTCGGCCACTCTTGCCGGTAGCAAAGCGACCTGGAAGATCACAGGCGCGGTGTATTTCCCGCAAGTTAATGTCACGATTGATGGGGTGGTAAACAAGTCCGCGAATGGCGCGACGTGTTTCATATTGTATGGGAACATAATCACGGTGAACGGCAATGGTACGATCTTGAACAGCACGAGCGGGTGCACTACGGCCGGGGCTCCGCCGCCATTAGCGGCCGCCGGCACCCGGGCTAAGCTGGTGAAATGA
- a CDS encoding type II and III secretion system protein family protein, with protein MKHAVLALALAAIAPATPGMCEAIEGSSLHAGTLEVPLNKSQVVSADRPIARALLGSAEIADVLPITDRSVYVLGKKMGTTSLTLYDSAGRVLSILDIAVGPDVIALNDQLRQLVPGEPIEAHILNDSVVLTGTVNTAGSADRAMQLAKAYAGDKVINLVSMGSSQQIMLEVKFAEVNRSSGKDLGIDFFGQSRGGSFNFVTGKGASLTPDSNGNSVLKLSSITDSFGIASKAFSIGNTDIIGTINALETRGLAKVLAQPTLIALSGERASFLAGGEFPVPVAQSAGAGTGNGTAITVEFKPFGVSLGFTPTVLGDRTISMIVEPEVSAIDPAASLTLNGITIPGLKTRRASTTLELRDGESFAIAGLLQRDFQTTVNQLPVLGSIPILGTLFRSSHFQKGETELLIVVTPHLVAPIRPGQVRLPTDRVLDPREADTLLLGQSYRPTTVAPAVPPAPVQPQSSAQPAPVPSAQPPAQSQAVTGQTPTKGDGYAY; from the coding sequence ATGAAGCACGCCGTCTTGGCGCTCGCCCTTGCCGCCATCGCGCCGGCAACTCCCGGGATGTGCGAGGCGATTGAGGGCTCGTCCCTACATGCCGGGACGCTCGAAGTGCCGCTCAACAAGAGCCAGGTGGTCAGCGCCGACCGGCCGATCGCCAGGGCGCTGTTGGGCAGCGCCGAGATCGCCGATGTTCTGCCGATCACCGACCGTTCGGTCTACGTGCTCGGCAAGAAAATGGGCACGACCAGCCTGACACTCTACGATAGCGCCGGCCGCGTGCTTTCGATCCTCGACATCGCCGTCGGCCCCGACGTTATCGCGCTGAACGATCAGCTACGCCAGCTCGTGCCTGGCGAGCCGATCGAGGCGCACATCTTGAACGATTCGGTAGTGCTGACGGGCACCGTCAATACGGCCGGCTCCGCCGACCGCGCGATGCAACTTGCCAAGGCCTACGCTGGCGACAAGGTGATCAACCTGGTGTCGATGGGATCGAGCCAGCAAATCATGCTTGAGGTAAAGTTTGCGGAAGTGAACCGCAGCTCTGGAAAAGACCTTGGCATTGATTTCTTCGGCCAGTCCCGGGGTGGATCGTTCAATTTTGTGACGGGCAAGGGTGCATCGCTAACGCCCGATTCAAATGGCAACAGCGTGTTGAAGCTCAGCTCGATCACCGATTCGTTCGGCATCGCCAGCAAGGCATTCAGCATTGGCAATACCGACATCATCGGGACGATCAACGCGCTGGAGACCCGCGGCCTCGCGAAGGTGTTGGCGCAACCAACGCTCATTGCCCTCTCAGGCGAGCGAGCTTCATTCCTTGCAGGCGGCGAATTTCCAGTTCCGGTCGCGCAGTCCGCAGGGGCGGGCACGGGCAACGGAACCGCTATTACGGTCGAATTCAAGCCTTTCGGCGTCAGTCTCGGATTTACCCCGACCGTTCTGGGCGACCGGACGATCAGCATGATCGTGGAGCCTGAGGTTAGCGCGATTGATCCCGCCGCATCACTGACGCTCAATGGCATCACCATCCCGGGCCTCAAAACCCGTCGCGCCAGCACGACCTTGGAACTGCGAGACGGCGAGAGCTTTGCCATCGCCGGCTTGTTGCAGCGTGATTTCCAGACCACCGTCAATCAGCTGCCGGTTTTGGGCTCGATTCCCATTCTGGGTACCTTGTTCCGATCTAGCCATTTTCAGAAAGGCGAGACCGAACTCCTGATTGTCGTCACGCCGCATCTGGTCGCGCCGATAAGGCCTGGCCAGGTCCGCCTGCCGACCGATCGAGTGCTCGACCCGCGCGAGGCCGACACTCTCCTGCTTGGCCAATCCTATCGGCCGACCACGGTCGCGCCCGCGGTGCCGCCGGCACCAGTCCAGCCACAATCGTCCGCGCAGCCGGCTCCTGTGCCGAGCGCCCAACCGCCAGCGCAGTCGCAGGCCGTGACTGGACAAACACCCACCAAGGGGGACGGATATGCCTACTAA
- a CDS encoding TadE/TadG family type IV pilus assembly protein has translation MTRPATRHWKWLASFRRDTSGASAAEFALVVPVFILLTFGTVSAGVLLSAITQMHFAAEKAARCLSVDVAGNCPTGAIDAYAKTFYNGPAVTGLTFTRTSPAPSCGNQITASGTYQFITGFSSTSVNLSSSACYPLI, from the coding sequence TTGACCCGGCCCGCTACCCGCCACTGGAAATGGCTTGCGTCGTTTCGACGCGACACGTCAGGCGCCTCCGCGGCCGAGTTCGCACTGGTCGTGCCAGTTTTCATCTTGCTGACTTTCGGAACAGTCAGCGCCGGCGTTCTCTTATCGGCCATCACTCAGATGCATTTCGCAGCGGAGAAGGCTGCCCGCTGCCTATCGGTGGATGTCGCAGGCAATTGCCCCACTGGTGCGATCGATGCTTATGCCAAGACGTTCTACAACGGGCCAGCCGTGACGGGCCTGACTTTCACCCGCACTTCTCCAGCGCCTAGCTGCGGCAATCAGATTACCGCTTCCGGCACATATCAGTTCATCACTGGCTTTTCTTCCACTAGCGTGAACCTTTCCTCGTCAGCGTGCTATCCACTCATCTGA